The genomic segment TATACCAATAGATAGTAGTTGTATTATCTTAAACCACAAAATATAGAAGTATTATTTTTTCTCTTGACAACCTATTTACAGACCCCTATACTGTTAATTGTGGAGTAAAGTGGTAGAAAGTGGAGGATAAATGCCGGGATTTTTCGGGAAACATTATTACACCTTAGATCCAAAAGGCAGAATCATTATCCCTGCTCCTTTCCGTGAAATACTTTCATCAAATTATAGCCTAAAACTTATTTTTGTCAATGATATTTTTGACCGCTGCATCTGCGCCTATCCGATTGATGAATGGAACCAGCTCATGGAAAAAATGAAAGGAAAGCCGCAGACCATGGATGCAGTCAGATATTACATGCGCCGCGTTGTCGGCTCTGCCGTGGAATGCGAAATAGACAAACAGGGCAGAACGCTTGTTCCGGCGTCTCTCAGGGATGATGCGGAATTGGGCGGCGAGGTAGTCATGATAGGGCAGGGAAACAGGATTGAAATTTGGAACAAAAAAGAATTTACAGATGTTGCTGATCCGTCAAAGGTGGACAGGAAGGCTTACATGGAACAACTGTCCGGACTTGGTTTGTAAATTTGGGAATGGAATGTCCGGGGATCGTCCATGTCCCGGTTATGCTGACGGAGGTGCTTGAGGCATTGAAAGTAAAAGAGTCAGGGATATACATTGACGGCACAACAGGGCTCGGTGGGCATGCTGAGGGCATTTTGAAAAATGCACAGCAGTGCACGCTGATTGCAATGGACAGCGACGAGCTTGCAATTCAGGCGGCAAGGGAGAGGCTGAAACCTCTTATGTCAGAAAGACGCAAGGTGCATTTTGTCAGGGACAATTTTTCAAATATGAAGACAGCGGTTAATGAACTTGGTTATGAAAAGGTTGACGGGATCCTGCTTGATTTAGGTGTTTCAACATTACAGCTCAATACTGAAGACAGGGGTTTTAGTTTTTTAAGGGATGAGCCCCTTGACATGCGGATGGACAAAAGACAGAGGCTTACGGCCGCTGAAATTGTAAACAGGTATCCTGAAAAAGACCTGGCCCATATCATCTGGCAGTACGGAGACGAAGGATTCAGCAGGAAGATATCAAGGGCGATTGTTACGGTACGCAAAAAACAGCCGGTCAGCTCCTGCCTGGAGCTTGCGGAAATCATAGAGAGGGCTATTGGAAGGCGGGGCAGGATTCATCCTGCAACAAAGACCTTTCAGGCCTTAAGAATTGAGGTAAACAGGGAGCTTGCCGTGCTGACTGCCGCAATTGATGAAGGCGCGGGCATTCTCAATAAAGGCGGAAGATTCTGCGTGCTTTCATATCATTCGCTTGAAGACAGGATTGTGAAAAATTCATTCAAAAAACTTTCAGCCGAAGGACGGCTTAGTATTATTACAAAAAAGCCTTTAGTGCCGGTCAGAGAGGAAATAAGGACGAATCCGTCTTCACGGAGCGCAAAATTCAGGACAGCGGAGGCGTTATGACTGCAAGACGTCTTAAAAAAGGGTGGAAAAGGGGTCTTATAAAACTCGGTCTTGTCCTGTATCTGGTTGCAGGAGTCTTCTGTCTTGTAGGACTAAGGTCTTCGGCAATAAGCATGGAATATGATATCGGTAAGCTTCAGAAGGAGAAGGGAAGTATTCTAAGGGAAAGAAAAATGCTCTTTGCACAGAAGGCCGGTTCATTTTCAATGAAGAGTGTGGAAGATGCGGCAATAAATGATCTCGGCATGAGCCTTCCGGAGAGAGAGAAGGTCATCTTTGTCAGAAGGATGCGGCCGGCAGGACCCCGCGAGGCATCTGTAAAAGCAGACGCGGGCAGTACACCATCATGGCATTCGCCTTTAAGGGCATTTAAAAATATGAGGAGGGCTGACGATCCATAAATGGACAGCGAATGTATTCCCCGTGGTCTTGCCACTGGGTTAGCGAGCGAATGTAATAAAAAGAAATTCCTTGCATTAGATTCCTTGCGGTTTCTGCCGCAGGGAAGATCAATGTGTATTAAAATTTAATATGAGGAGAGAATTGAGAATCATAACATTGTGGGACGAGCATTAAATAATCGCTGACAGACATGGAATCTGACGGCAGGCTGAGGCATAGGGAATGAACCTTAGCCTCAGGTCAGACTTTTTTATTTTGAACTATGAAATACAGAAGAAGAAAAAAACCGGATGTTGCACTGCTCTGGGACAGGTTCCCTGACGCAGATTATTCTCACAGCAGAAAAAGGGCTGTTGTGCTTAAGACAATAGTGTTTTTTGCGTTCTTTGTTGTATTTTTTAAGCTTTTTTATCTCATGGTTATCCAGCATAAGGATCTCTCAGAGAAGGCGGCGCAGCAGTATTCAAGGGCGGTAACATTAATGCCTCAGAGGGGGACTATTTATGACAGGTCCATGAGGGAGCTTGCCGTTAATATAGAAACCAATTCTTTATATGCCGTGCCCTTAAAGGTGGATAACATCAGTTATGTATCTTCACGGCTTTCTCCGGTAGCTAAGGTTTCTGCAAATATTCTGAGCAGCAGGCTTGCAGACGGCAAAGGCAGGAAATCAAGTTTTATGTGGATTACAAGAAAAATGGACGAGGATATGTCACGCGGAGCGGAGAAAGTAAAAGATGAATTGAAAAATACAGTTGGCATTGTCACTGAGACAAAGCGGTATTATCCCAAGGGACAGCTTGCGGCGCATATTCTCGGGTATACGGATATTGATAATAAGGGGCTTGAAGGCATTGAACGCCGTTATGACAAATATATGAAGGGCCAAGTGAAAAAAGTTCAACTCGGCAGGGATGCCCACGGTTTAAACCTTGCCAATAACACAGAAGAAGGCATCCCGGGCAACAGCCTCCTGCTTACTATTGACGAAGGACTTCAGCATATAGTTGAAAGGGAGCTGGCCGGCGCTGTTGAAATATGGCAGGCCGAAGGCGCGGTGGGAATAATGATGGACCCGGTGACAGGCGAAATCCTTGCCCTTGCCAACATGCCAACATATGACCTCAACATGCCGGCTGACGCGGAGGCCTCTGAAAGGCGCAACAGGGCAATTACTGATTCGTACGAGCCGGGTTCAACATTTAAAATAATTGCGGCTTCAGGGGTTATTGAAGAGGGGCTTGTCACGCCTGAAAGAAAATTTGACTGTTCCAAGGGCTATATAAATGTCAGCGGCGGAAAACCTATCCGCGATGTTCATAAAAACGGCGTGCTTACATTTAAAGAGTGCGTTCAAAAATCATCAAATGTCTGTCTGATACAGGCCGGCGCAATACTCGGCGAGAAAAAATTTTATAAATATGTGAAAGAATTCGGTTTCGGCGATAAAACAAAGATAGACCTCATAGGAGAAGTGGGCGGGCTTTTAAAATCGCCTGAATCATGGTCCGGAAGGACGCTTGCCACCATATCAATCGGGCAGGAAATTGGGGTGACCCCCTTGCAGATTTTAAGGGCTTATTCGGCAATTGCCAACGGCGGCAGACTGATGAAGCCGTATATTGTCTCTGAAGTAATTTCGCCTGACAGAAGGATTATTGAAAAATCTTCTCCTAAGATTGAACGGCAGGTTGTTTCAGAAGAAACGGCAAAGACCATGAGGGATATTTTAAAGACGGTTGTTGAAGAAGGCGGCACCGCGCAGAGGGCGTCCATAAAGGGCAATCTTGTAGCAGGGAAGACAGGCACTGCACAGATGATTGACCCCAAGACAGGGCGGTATTCCGCTTCTGATTATGTGAGTTCCTTTGTCGGTTTTGTCCCTGCAGATAATCCGAGGATTTCACTTATCATTGTTGTATTCAAGCCGAGGGGCGCAAGGTACGGAGGCACAGTAGCCGCCCCGGTGTTCAGAAACATCATAGAGCAGACGCTTACATATCTGGATGTTCCTATGGAAAGGGATGAGAATAATATTACACTTGTCAGTAGATGACACTTAAGAGTCTTATAAAGGGAATAAAGGTGGCAAAGGTTACCGGCGATGTGAACTGTGAAATAAAGGGGATTGCGTATGACTCAAGGAATGTAAAAGAAAGATTTCTTTTTGTGGCTGTCAGGGGGTTTTCCACTGACGGCCACAGATATATAAATGACGCATTAAGCAGGGGGGCTGCTGGTGTGATAGTAGAAAAGGAAGCGGATTTATCCGGCATATGTTTGTCATGTGACGGCGCGGCGTTTGCAACTGTTGAAGACAGCAGGGATGCATTGGCGGCCGTATCGTCTGCGTTTTACAGAGAACCTTCAAAGGGCTTATCCCTCATCGGAATTACAGGGACGAACGGGAAAACAACAACCAGTTATATAACGAAGAGCATACTTGATACATGGGGCAGGAAGGTTGGTCTTTTAGGGACCATACGTTATATAATAGGTAATAGAGTTGCTGCGGCAATTCATACGACTCCCGAGTCTTTAGACCTCCAGGGATACCTGCGGGAAATGCTGGACAATAATGTTGAGTATGCTGTGCTTGAAGTGTCCTCCCACGCATTGACTCTTAAAAGGGTTGAAGGCTGTTCTTTTAAAGCGGCGGCGTTTACAAATTTTACGCAGGACCATCTGGATTTTCACGGCACTATGGAAGAGTATTTCACTGCCAAGGCAAAAATTTTTGATTACGTTGAAAATGGCGGTTATGCCGTGTTGAACTGGGATGACCCGGCGGTTAGAACCCTCACAGAGAAATTAAAGTGCAATGTCATAACCTGCGGTCTTCAGGAAGGGGCAATGATAAGGGGGATGAATATAGACAAGGCTGAAGGAAGAAGGAAGAAGGATGAAAAATCCTTTTTTCATAATTCAACCCTCATAATTCAACCTTCTGATTTTATTATTCAGACGCCGGGAGGTGAATTGAACATAAGTTCTCCTCTTGCAGGACGGAATAATGTTTATAACATCCTGATGTCTGTCGGGATTGCCTATGCACTTGGCGTCGGTGATGAGGCAATAATTAAGGGCCTAGGGGAAGTAAGTCCGGTTGAAGGCAGGTTTGAAAAGATTGATGCCGGGCAGAAATTCCTCTGTATACTGGATTATGCGCATACCGAAGATGCGCTGAAGAGGCTTATTGAGGAGGCAAGGCTGATAACAAAGGGTAAAGTCATAACGGTTTTTGGATGCGGAGGCAACAGGGACCGGGATAAAAGGCATAAGATGGGCGCGGTTGCAGCGGAGTTA from the Nitrospirota bacterium genome contains:
- the mraZ gene encoding division/cell wall cluster transcriptional repressor MraZ; amino-acid sequence: MPGFFGKHYYTLDPKGRIIIPAPFREILSSNYSLKLIFVNDIFDRCICAYPIDEWNQLMEKMKGKPQTMDAVRYYMRRVVGSAVECEIDKQGRTLVPASLRDDAELGGEVVMIGQGNRIEIWNKKEFTDVADPSKVDRKAYMEQLSGLGL
- a CDS encoding UDP-N-acetylmuramoyl-L-alanyl-D-glutamate--2,6-diaminopimelate ligase, which codes for MTLKSLIKGIKVAKVTGDVNCEIKGIAYDSRNVKERFLFVAVRGFSTDGHRYINDALSRGAAGVIVEKEADLSGICLSCDGAAFATVEDSRDALAAVSSAFYREPSKGLSLIGITGTNGKTTTSYITKSILDTWGRKVGLLGTIRYIIGNRVAAAIHTTPESLDLQGYLREMLDNNVEYAVLEVSSHALTLKRVEGCSFKAAAFTNFTQDHLDFHGTMEEYFTAKAKIFDYVENGGYAVLNWDDPAVRTLTEKLKCNVITCGLQEGAMIRGMNIDKAEGRRKKDEKSFFHNSTLIIQPSDFIIQTPGGELNISSPLAGRNNVYNILMSVGIAYALGVGDEAIIKGLGEVSPVEGRFEKIDAGQKFLCILDYAHTEDALKRLIEEARLITKGKVITVFGCGGNRDRDKRHKMGAVAAELSDFVIITSDNPRTENPMWIINDIIAGIKKSNYMILPDRAEAIIRAVSMTEQGDTLLVAGKGHEDYQEINGIRRPFSDR
- the rsmH gene encoding 16S rRNA (cytosine(1402)-N(4))-methyltransferase RsmH, encoding MECPGIVHVPVMLTEVLEALKVKESGIYIDGTTGLGGHAEGILKNAQQCTLIAMDSDELAIQAARERLKPLMSERRKVHFVRDNFSNMKTAVNELGYEKVDGILLDLGVSTLQLNTEDRGFSFLRDEPLDMRMDKRQRLTAAEIVNRYPEKDLAHIIWQYGDEGFSRKISRAIVTVRKKQPVSSCLELAEIIERAIGRRGRIHPATKTFQALRIEVNRELAVLTAAIDEGAGILNKGGRFCVLSYHSLEDRIVKNSFKKLSAEGRLSIITKKPLVPVREEIRTNPSSRSAKFRTAEAL
- a CDS encoding penicillin-binding protein, with protein sequence MKYRRRKKPDVALLWDRFPDADYSHSRKRAVVLKTIVFFAFFVVFFKLFYLMVIQHKDLSEKAAQQYSRAVTLMPQRGTIYDRSMRELAVNIETNSLYAVPLKVDNISYVSSRLSPVAKVSANILSSRLADGKGRKSSFMWITRKMDEDMSRGAEKVKDELKNTVGIVTETKRYYPKGQLAAHILGYTDIDNKGLEGIERRYDKYMKGQVKKVQLGRDAHGLNLANNTEEGIPGNSLLLTIDEGLQHIVERELAGAVEIWQAEGAVGIMMDPVTGEILALANMPTYDLNMPADAEASERRNRAITDSYEPGSTFKIIAASGVIEEGLVTPERKFDCSKGYINVSGGKPIRDVHKNGVLTFKECVQKSSNVCLIQAGAILGEKKFYKYVKEFGFGDKTKIDLIGEVGGLLKSPESWSGRTLATISIGQEIGVTPLQILRAYSAIANGGRLMKPYIVSEVISPDRRIIEKSSPKIERQVVSEETAKTMRDILKTVVEEGGTAQRASIKGNLVAGKTGTAQMIDPKTGRYSASDYVSSFVGFVPADNPRISLIIVVFKPRGARYGGTVAAPVFRNIIEQTLTYLDVPMERDENNITLVSR